A region of Lentisphaerota bacterium DNA encodes the following proteins:
- a CDS encoding type II toxin-antitoxin system RelB/DinJ family antitoxin, whose amino-acid sequence MSTTTLQVRLDHQLKKDADHFFSTAGLDTTTAVRMFLRQVLIRQAIPFDIVADDPFYAAANQKVLKKSIRQLESGNGKAHALAEV is encoded by the coding sequence ATGAGTACAACGACACTTCAAGTACGTCTGGACCACCAACTCAAGAAGGACGCTGACCACTTCTTCTCGACGGCAGGGTTGGACACCACAACTGCGGTCAGGATGTTTCTCCGGCAGGTCCTGATTCGGCAGGCAATCCCCTTTGACATTGTCGCCGATGATCCCTTTTACGCCGCCGCCAACCAGAAAGTCTTGAAGAAATCCATCCGGCAACTGGAGTCGGGGAACGGAAAGGCGCACGCACTTGCCGAGGTCTAG